One part of the Patescibacteria group bacterium genome encodes these proteins:
- the rpmG gene encoding 50S ribosomal protein L33 translates to MSQDNMIKLECTECKTINYFSKKNKKVLKERLEMKKYCPVCKTHTLHKETK, encoded by the coding sequence ATGTCTCAAGACAACATGATCAAGTTAGAGTGCACGGAATGCAAGACGATCAATTATTTTTCCAAGAAAAACAAGAAAGTCCTAAAAGAAAGATTGGAAATGAAGAAGTATTGCCCGGTTTGCAAGACTCACACTTTACACAAAGAAACTAAGTAA
- a CDS encoding TspO/MBR family protein — protein sequence MKFLRPLVFILISQLAGVIGSVFTSSAIPGWYSTLDKPSFNPPNWIFGPMWVTLYVLMGIASYLIWKRRGDIKSVKISLIIFFAHLILNALWSIIFFGLHNPMLAFFEIVILWLSILLLIGLFYRIDKRASYLLIPYLLWVSFASILNYSIWKLN from the coding sequence ATGAAATTTTTACGACCCTTAGTCTTTATATTAATCAGCCAGCTAGCTGGCGTAATCGGTTCCGTTTTTACCAGCTCAGCCATACCAGGCTGGTATTCAACTTTAGATAAGCCGAGCTTTAACCCGCCAAATTGGATATTTGGACCTATGTGGGTAACGCTTTATGTTTTAATGGGCATAGCGTCTTATTTGATTTGGAAAAGGAGGGGCGATATTAAGTCAGTTAAGATTTCCTTGATAATATTTTTTGCGCATCTAATACTCAACGCCCTGTGGTCAATTATATTTTTCGGATTGCATAATCCAATGCTAGCATTCTTTGAAATAGTTATTCTTTGGCTTTCTATATTATTATTAATCGGTCTTTTTTACCGAATAGATAAACGAGCTTCCTATTTATTAATTCCTTATCTATTGTGGGTTAGTTTCGCCTCGATATTAAACTATTCTATTTGGAAGCTAAATTAG
- a CDS encoding desulfoferrodoxin FeS4 iron-binding domain-containing protein — MSNRVDKVYFCRICGNEVRFEKDGGGRLICCGEDMELKKEEEK; from the coding sequence ATGAGTAATCGTGTCGATAAAGTATATTTTTGCCGGATTTGCGGCAATGAAGTAAGATTTGAAAAGGATGGCGGCGGCCGCCTTATCTGCTGTGGTGAAGACATGGAATTAAAGAAAGAAGAAGAGAAGTAG
- the mutM gene encoding bifunctional DNA-formamidopyrimidine glycosylase/DNA-(apurinic or apyrimidinic site) lyase has translation MPELPEVETIRGDLARKLVGLRIQSVEILNQKTVALAPAVFYKRLSSQSIDIVGRRAKLLFFKLKPSGEYLLVHLKMTGQLIYQDKHSHLAGGHSLSKEEGTKYPNRHTRVIFNFKNNGRLFFNDLRKFGYIKLASAGDLDDFIRRNYGPEPLHPDFSLVSLAGALKSKKTNIKAALLNQKNVSGLGNIYVDESLFLAKISPKRRADSLSAPELKKLYSAINKIIAQAIKDRGTTFNSYRDSEGRKGSFSHRLRVYGRHLSPCPTCGRPISKIKLAGRGTHYCSFCQV, from the coding sequence ATGCCGGAATTACCGGAGGTGGAAACCATCCGCGGCGATTTGGCGCGCAAGCTCGTTGGCCTGCGGATACAATCAGTGGAAATCCTTAATCAGAAAACGGTCGCTTTAGCGCCCGCTGTTTTTTATAAACGCTTATCTAGTCAGAGTATTGATATAGTTGGCCGGCGCGCTAAGTTATTATTCTTCAAACTGAAGCCATCAGGCGAATATCTCCTGGTTCATTTAAAGATGACCGGGCAGTTAATTTATCAAGATAAACACTCTCATCTAGCTGGCGGGCACAGTTTGAGCAAAGAGGAGGGGACTAAATATCCCAATCGCCATACTCGGGTTATTTTTAATTTTAAAAATAATGGCCGACTTTTTTTTAACGATTTGAGAAAATTCGGCTATATCAAGTTAGCTAGCGCTGGAGATCTGGATGATTTCATTCGTCGTAATTATGGCCCCGAACCTCTGCATCCCGATTTTTCCCTAGTGAGCTTAGCTGGAGCTTTAAAAAGCAAGAAGACGAATATTAAAGCGGCTTTATTGAATCAGAAGAATGTATCCGGTTTAGGCAATATCTATGTCGACGAATCTTTGTTCTTAGCTAAGATCAGCCCTAAGCGTCGGGCTGACAGCCTGAGCGCCCCGGAGCTGAAGAAGCTATATTCAGCGATTAATAAAATTATCGCTCAAGCGATTAAGGATAGAGGCACTACTTTTAATAGCTATCGTGATTCGGAGGGTCGTAAAGGTTCTTTTTCTCATCGTCTGCGAGTCTATGGCCGCCACCTATCTCCTTGCCCAACTTGCGGGCGTCCAATCAGCAAGATAAAACTAGCCGGCCGGGGCACCCATTATTGCTCTTTTTGCCAAGTTTAG
- a CDS encoding metal-sensing transcriptional repressor gives MIHDKQKINTNFKKAKSSIDSLINMVDSGEYCINIMQQNLAVIGLLKSAHQMLLSNHLKTCFKNAMASKNERIKKRMVEEILKVNKLANK, from the coding sequence ATGATACATGACAAACAAAAGATCAACACTAATTTCAAAAAGGCTAAAAGCTCGATCGACAGCCTGATAAACATGGTAGACTCGGGCGAATATTGCATCAACATCATGCAACAGAACTTGGCTGTCATCGGCCTGCTCAAATCCGCCCATCAGATGCTCTTAAGCAACCATCTTAAGACTTGCTTCAAGAATGCCATGGCCTCAAAAAACGAGAGGATTAAAAAACGTATGGTAGAGGAAATCCTGAAAGTTAATAAATTAGCTAACAAATAA
- a CDS encoding sulfite exporter TauE/SafE family protein, with protein sequence MAQQKIILPISGLHCRSCELLLEDGLSRVKNVKGVKVSHKLGQAEISYDQETPDLKTLSQSVEELGYKIGSNKNKNKLNSSLLILAAILIIFFLINYFGLLNFNLDWLQSELSWPLALLVGLVAGISTCMALVGGLVLALATDYAKRHPQAKARQRFQPHLIFNLGRIIGFFILGAVLGWLGAGFKFSHITNGIISLIIGGVILFLGLKLLGFFSNYDLALPKLISRRLGLKPDGGKYKNWRTMILGALTFFVPCGFTQAMQVYALGSGDFLSGGLIMAAFALGTAPGLLGVGGLAALIKGKRAEIFYKIAAIVIIVFALLNLNNGYNLLKLNPGKSIKKTATILDQNVETTENLQIIRMTENSRGYSPNRFTIKQDIPVRLIIDAKAPYSCASAFIIPSLNISRQLKAGENIIEFTPKQTGNIPFSCSMGMYTGNFRVVSEDETDNQDQSTSLDLELTQNSGGTCGQIKNNNINTNSGGSCH encoded by the coding sequence ATGGCTCAACAAAAAATCATCCTACCGATTTCTGGCCTGCATTGCCGTTCCTGCGAACTACTCCTAGAAGATGGATTAAGCCGGGTTAAAAACGTTAAGGGGGTGAAGGTTAGCCATAAGTTGGGTCAAGCAGAGATAAGCTATGACCAGGAAACTCCTGATCTAAAAACCCTGAGCCAAAGCGTCGAAGAACTGGGATATAAGATAGGTTCTAATAAAAATAAGAACAAATTGAATTCTTCCCTACTCATCTTGGCCGCCATCCTGATTATTTTCTTCTTGATAAATTATTTCGGCCTGCTCAATTTTAATCTCGACTGGCTGCAATCAGAACTAAGCTGGCCCCTCGCGCTTCTGGTCGGCTTGGTAGCGGGCATTTCGACTTGCATGGCTTTGGTGGGTGGATTAGTCCTGGCTTTAGCGACCGATTATGCCAAGCGGCACCCTCAAGCCAAGGCTCGCCAAAGATTCCAACCGCATCTGATATTTAATCTGGGGCGCATCATTGGTTTCTTTATTTTAGGAGCTGTCCTCGGCTGGCTTGGCGCCGGTTTTAAATTTTCCCACATCACTAATGGCATCATCAGCTTGATAATCGGTGGTGTCATCTTATTCCTCGGCCTGAAATTACTAGGCTTTTTCTCTAATTATGACCTAGCACTACCCAAGCTAATCAGCCGCCGGCTTGGTTTGAAACCGGATGGCGGTAAATATAAAAACTGGCGAACTATGATCCTGGGAGCTCTAACCTTCTTCGTTCCCTGCGGCTTCACCCAAGCGATGCAGGTCTACGCCTTGGGTAGCGGAGATTTCTTAAGCGGCGGCCTGATTATGGCGGCCTTCGCCCTGGGAACGGCTCCGGGTTTATTAGGCGTCGGCGGCTTGGCGGCTTTAATCAAAGGGAAAAGGGCGGAAATATTCTATAAGATCGCCGCTATAGTTATCATCGTATTCGCCCTGCTTAACCTTAACAACGGCTATAACCTGCTTAAGCTGAACCCTGGGAAAAGTATTAAGAAAACCGCAACCATCCTTGATCAAAATGTCGAAACTACCGAAAATCTTCAAATCATCAGAATGACAGAAAACTCCCGCGGTTATTCTCCTAATCGCTTCACTATCAAACAGGATATCCCAGTAAGATTGATAATCGACGCTAAGGCCCCCTATTCCTGTGCTAGCGCTTTCATCATTCCTTCTCTTAATATTTCACGCCAACTAAAAGCCGGAGAGAATATTATTGAATTCACTCCTAAACAGACGGGGAACATTCCCTTCTCTTGCTCAATGGGAATGTACACCGGTAATTTCCGGGTCGTCTCCGAGGATGAAACTGATAATCAGGATCAAAGCACCAGTTTAGATCTCGAGTTAACACAGAATAGTGGCGGCACTTGCGGCCAAATAAAAAATAATAATATAAATACAAATAGCGGCGGATCATGCCATTAA
- a CDS encoding orotidine 5'-phosphate decarboxylase / HUMPS family protein, with the protein MRRVVILPFDGIPDATQLLARMWETVSKKSINKMLAYVKVNDGIHNYDCGGPALVAKIKEMLRIEIGPEVGLFLDLKVFDVSATLENYAKKYAAFQPDILTVSSQCSVDGIIALRKALPATKLAMVSALTDMSVDECQRRFGMHPVVKIFNDLANIRSEYQKKNAGTYPDEPFDLIVCSPQEVRILKNNLPASYGFIVPGIRDSWMLSDHQQRTTGVREALDLGASYVVMGAQLTKGNPQNDVSAVMSQDFTMAEIEKSSAILIEADPLLTLKNCQGYYCSPKDKVGNFIGPLVAYAGTYEDESGQKKNKVGFEYFNFAKAEEIPLVRDYFARIIVDSLKREGIVPSLVIGAPMGGILLAGDIARHLNCRSIFAEKKVVALADPDKGIKEKSEQIIDRHDILPGDRVLIVEDICNNFSTTDKLATLIQSRGAEVVAIACAFNRSGQKDVVVGAGASLPVLPVISACFVSADQFCQNDDRVASLVAAGKIVWRPKQEWSVLKQAMED; encoded by the coding sequence ATGAGAAGAGTAGTAATTTTACCTTTCGATGGTATTCCTGATGCCACCCAGCTACTGGCGAGGATGTGGGAAACTGTTTCTAAAAAAAGCATCAATAAAATGCTGGCCTATGTGAAAGTCAACGATGGCATACACAACTATGATTGCGGCGGGCCAGCCTTAGTCGCAAAAATCAAGGAAATGTTGCGGATTGAAATCGGACCTGAGGTCGGGCTGTTCCTCGATCTTAAAGTCTTCGACGTCTCTGCCACTTTGGAAAATTATGCCAAGAAGTATGCTGCCTTCCAGCCCGACATCCTGACCGTCAGCTCTCAATGTAGTGTCGATGGTATTATCGCTTTGCGCAAAGCTTTGCCGGCGACTAAACTCGCCATGGTGAGCGCTCTGACTGATATGAGTGTTGATGAATGCCAGCGCCGGTTTGGAATGCATCCGGTGGTAAAAATCTTTAACGACCTGGCCAACATCCGATCTGAATACCAGAAGAAAAATGCGGGCACTTACCCGGATGAACCCTTTGATTTGATTGTCTGTTCACCGCAGGAAGTGAGAATTTTGAAAAACAACCTACCCGCTTCCTACGGCTTCATCGTCCCAGGTATCCGTGATTCCTGGATGTTATCAGACCACCAGCAACGGACTACCGGCGTCCGGGAAGCTCTGGATTTGGGGGCAAGTTATGTGGTGATGGGCGCCCAACTGACTAAGGGCAATCCTCAAAATGATGTCAGTGCCGTCATGAGCCAGGATTTCACCATGGCTGAGATCGAAAAATCTTCAGCCATCTTGATTGAAGCTGACCCGCTTCTAACTCTTAAGAACTGCCAGGGTTATTATTGCAGCCCGAAGGATAAAGTCGGAAATTTTATCGGCCCCTTGGTGGCCTATGCCGGCACCTATGAAGATGAGAGCGGCCAGAAGAAGAATAAGGTCGGCTTTGAGTATTTCAATTTTGCTAAAGCCGAGGAAATACCGCTGGTCCGCGATTATTTTGCCCGAATCATTGTCGACAGCCTGAAGCGGGAGGGAATCGTTCCCAGCTTGGTCATCGGCGCTCCCATGGGCGGCATTTTATTGGCCGGCGACATAGCTCGTCATCTGAACTGCCGTAGTATCTTTGCAGAAAAGAAAGTGGTGGCCCTGGCTGATCCTGACAAAGGCATTAAGGAAAAAAGCGAACAGATCATCGATCGTCATGACATTTTACCCGGGGATAGAGTGCTAATTGTGGAGGATATCTGCAATAATTTTTCCACCACCGATAAATTGGCGACGCTAATTCAATCCAGGGGAGCAGAAGTTGTGGCCATTGCCTGCGCTTTTAATCGTTCTGGTCAGAAAGATGTTGTTGTTGGTGCTGGTGCCTCGCTCCCGGTTTTACCGGTTATATCGGCCTGTTTTGTTTCCGCTGATCAGTTCTGCCAGAATGATGATCGGGTTGCCAGCTTGGTTGCTGCCGGCAAAATCGTCTGGAGACCGAAACAAGAATGGTCGGTTTTAAAACAAGCTATGGAAGACTAA
- a CDS encoding ATP-binding protein, with protein MSQQKVVMGVHAGNALKYITDNYPTLSKVILELVQNSLDSDANEIYISVDYNQRSIYVRDNGSGISPAQFSEAISLVCKSNKTDRGKLGQFGIGMLSPLGKCKYFIITSAPAQSKYSRWTFNSQEILESSEFSEILRQDAPEILFSLTGRAGPNKKPVPWRTEVRLYGFSKDNSINAVGLEDLRSLILGQFSEAMKRLNVTIHLRIKRSDKKVEELNFQAAQFKGQKLEAVAYGDKMSGQTTFELYVSPKTKAGRRGVVIFGVKGNDFRIPMSVFRRSIEGIANSETVNVLASGFFEGQILSSACTLHQNRKEFREDEALVEFCIHLDSWVENHGQQHIIAAKDSTRDVWLQAIGQVAIKNLEEKLRAEMPHLLNVVKTFKVGNIGAGHNGFDFAGKEQGFKTKDTNQVGGGGKSSPKAKTPKLPDSDHPEHMPFSVSGPKGGRRRLVRGHSTGVQFCYEEMPGNDHHWEFEEETGILTFNMRSDLWAKMEANERNLILYQEYIAVKALEMCLEPPATRQAIFEFLQRELRTAVILIMSSSALHPRKAKAEVGRRIS; from the coding sequence ATGAGCCAGCAAAAAGTGGTTATGGGGGTACATGCTGGTAATGCTTTGAAATACATTACTGACAATTATCCCACCTTAAGCAAGGTTATCCTTGAGTTAGTCCAGAATTCGCTTGATTCGGACGCTAACGAAATTTATATTTCGGTAGATTACAACCAACGCAGCATTTATGTCCGTGACAATGGTTCGGGCATTTCCCCTGCGCAATTCAGTGAGGCTATTAGTTTAGTCTGCAAATCCAACAAGACCGACCGGGGCAAGCTCGGCCAATTCGGAATCGGCATGTTGTCACCCTTAGGCAAATGCAAGTACTTCATCATCACCTCGGCTCCTGCGCAATCGAAGTATAGCCGTTGGACTTTTAACAGCCAGGAAATCTTGGAAAGCAGTGAGTTTTCTGAGATCTTACGGCAAGATGCTCCTGAGATCCTTTTTTCTTTGACTGGCCGCGCCGGTCCTAATAAGAAGCCGGTTCCTTGGCGGACAGAAGTCCGTTTGTATGGTTTCTCTAAAGACAACAGCATTAACGCTGTCGGCTTAGAGGATTTGCGTTCCTTGATTCTCGGCCAATTTTCCGAGGCTATGAAGCGTCTCAATGTGACTATTCATCTGCGCATCAAGCGCTCCGACAAGAAAGTAGAGGAGCTGAACTTCCAAGCCGCCCAGTTTAAGGGACAGAAATTGGAAGCAGTCGCCTATGGCGACAAGATGTCCGGTCAAACGACTTTTGAACTCTATGTTTCTCCCAAAACTAAAGCCGGTCGTAGAGGCGTTGTCATCTTTGGGGTCAAAGGAAACGACTTCCGTATCCCGATGTCGGTTTTTAGGAGATCCATCGAGGGTATTGCCAATTCTGAAACCGTCAACGTCCTAGCTTCCGGTTTCTTCGAAGGCCAGATATTATCGAGTGCCTGCACCTTACACCAGAATCGTAAAGAGTTCCGTGAAGACGAAGCTTTGGTGGAGTTTTGCATCCATCTTGATTCCTGGGTGGAAAACCATGGCCAACAACATATCATTGCTGCTAAAGACAGCACCCGGGATGTGTGGTTGCAAGCTATCGGGCAGGTTGCTATTAAGAACCTGGAAGAAAAGTTGCGGGCTGAGATGCCTCATCTTCTGAACGTGGTTAAAACCTTCAAAGTCGGTAACATCGGTGCCGGTCACAACGGCTTTGATTTCGCCGGTAAGGAACAAGGTTTCAAGACCAAAGACACTAATCAGGTCGGTGGTGGCGGCAAATCTAGCCCTAAGGCTAAAACGCCTAAGCTACCTGATTCCGATCATCCGGAACATATGCCTTTCAGCGTTTCTGGACCAAAAGGCGGTCGTCGTCGCTTGGTTCGTGGACATTCCACGGGGGTACAGTTCTGCTACGAAGAAATGCCGGGTAACGACCACCACTGGGAATTCGAAGAGGAGACCGGGATTCTAACCTTCAACATGAGAAGCGATCTTTGGGCGAAAATGGAAGCTAACGAGCGCAACTTGATCCTGTATCAAGAGTACATCGCCGTTAAAGCGTTGGAAATGTGCTTAGAGCCGCCAGCCACCCGCCAGGCAATCTTTGAGTTCCTGCAAAGGGAACTCCGGACCGCCGTCATCCTGATCATGTCCAGTTCAGCCCTTCACCCTCGGAAAGCCAAGGCTGAAGTCGGTCGTCGAATATCTTAA
- a CDS encoding rubrerythrin family protein — protein sequence MLGEKTKKNLEEAFAGESMARNKYDYFASVFKKAGYVQISNIFSETALNEKEHAKLWAKQLGYISDDVKEDLKAAIIGETYETSEMYPRMAKEALEEGHTEIARLFKEVGEVEAAHAARYQKLLENVENGLVFKRPEVKRWKCNNCGHIHEGVEAPETCPACSHPKAYFEILSENY from the coding sequence ATGTTAGGAGAAAAAACCAAGAAAAATTTAGAAGAGGCTTTTGCCGGCGAATCAATGGCTCGGAATAAATATGATTATTTCGCTTCGGTTTTCAAGAAGGCTGGCTACGTCCAGATTTCTAATATTTTTTCGGAAACAGCCCTGAATGAGAAAGAGCACGCTAAATTATGGGCCAAACAATTAGGCTATATCAGTGACGATGTTAAAGAAGACTTGAAAGCAGCTATCATTGGTGAAACCTATGAAACTTCAGAGATGTATCCTCGTATGGCTAAAGAGGCTTTAGAGGAAGGACACACTGAAATCGCCCGTCTCTTCAAAGAAGTCGGGGAAGTGGAAGCGGCCCATGCCGCCCGTTATCAAAAGCTCTTAGAAAACGTGGAGAATGGTCTCGTGTTCAAGCGTCCGGAGGTCAAGAGGTGGAAGTGTAATAATTGCGGGCATATCCATGAAGGCGTGGAAGCACCGGAGACCTGCCCAGCCTGTTCTCATCCTAAAGCCTATTTTGAAATTTTGTCAGAAAATTATTAA
- a CDS encoding heavy metal translocating P-type ATPase: MEKTINIGVSGLHCSACARTVEKEIGRHPEIKAVAVNPLTEQAEIKYQGENLDVAKLNVSLNKLGYQLQTNKKAEQSSLSDIKSQKLQELKQQKNKLKVAVPLASILLLSLFWMIGAKYFTLPFPLLIPEPFFTPLTFAVATLILFWTGLDFLRAVSRFFLHGRPNMDTLIGLGTGVAYFYSTIIFLLPDLRQALNLAPMYFFDVTVVVITFVYLGKYLENKAKFKTNEVIEKLLNLQVKTAWIEKDGQSREIPLDQLAVGDIVVVKPGMKIPADGEIVFGASAIDESMITGESLPVDKKAGDLVIGSTINQQGLIKIRITKVGSETILANIVKAIERAQNSKAPIQKMADRVSGVFVPIVLIISALTLLLWLTIGSRFLPWPDTVSLAITCFVSVLAIACPCALGLATPTGIMVGLGLASKNGFLVKNAESLEKLGKVQAIALDKTGTITRGKPELTDIIPIQGTSNEILKVAASLENNSDHPLAHAIVKHAQKENTSLEDVNNFSNFPGQGLSGEIRNKKYYLGNMTLNPLNQEKIEEKMKSLAKQGKTPLILSDEEKIMGIIAIADTIKPDAIKAISDLHKLGLKVIMLTGDKKESAQYIAEQVRIDEVIAEVTPLNKEGKIQNLKNQGYITAMIGDGINDAVALSSADIGIAMANGSDIAIEAADITILHGDLSKISKAIKLSRLTIRKIKQNLFWAFFYNIISIPIAAGLLYPVFGWLLSPVIAAGAMSLSSLSIVTNTLLMRKVKL, encoded by the coding sequence ATGGAGAAAACTATTAATATCGGCGTCAGCGGCCTGCACTGCTCAGCTTGCGCTCGCACCGTAGAGAAAGAAATCGGACGCCATCCGGAAATAAAAGCGGTGGCTGTTAATCCTCTAACTGAACAAGCTGAAATAAAATATCAAGGAGAAAACCTGGATGTCGCCAAGCTGAACGTGAGCCTGAATAAACTAGGCTATCAACTACAAACAAATAAAAAAGCCGAACAATCATCCCTGTCTGATATCAAGTCGCAAAAATTACAAGAACTGAAGCAACAGAAAAATAAGCTGAAAGTCGCCGTCCCTCTAGCATCGATCCTGCTGCTTTCACTATTCTGGATGATCGGGGCTAAATATTTCACCCTCCCGTTCCCTCTGCTTATTCCCGAACCATTTTTTACCCCCCTGACTTTTGCGGTGGCGACCTTAATCCTTTTCTGGACCGGTCTTGATTTCCTGAGAGCAGTTAGCAGATTTTTTCTTCACGGCCGTCCTAATATGGACACCCTGATCGGCCTAGGCACGGGGGTCGCCTATTTTTACTCCACTATTATCTTCCTCTTGCCTGATCTCCGGCAAGCCCTCAATCTCGCTCCGATGTACTTCTTCGATGTCACGGTCGTGGTCATAACCTTCGTCTATCTGGGGAAATACTTAGAGAATAAGGCTAAATTCAAAACTAATGAAGTCATCGAGAAACTGCTTAATCTCCAAGTCAAAACCGCTTGGATAGAAAAAGATGGTCAGAGTCGAGAAATTCCTTTAGACCAGTTAGCAGTCGGCGATATCGTCGTCGTTAAGCCGGGCATGAAAATACCAGCGGACGGAGAGATAGTTTTTGGCGCCTCAGCCATCGATGAATCGATGATTACCGGGGAGTCTCTGCCGGTTGATAAGAAGGCCGGTGACCTGGTTATCGGCTCGACCATTAATCAGCAGGGCTTGATAAAGATCAGGATCACTAAAGTCGGCAGCGAAACCATCTTGGCTAATATTGTTAAAGCGATCGAGCGGGCACAAAATTCAAAAGCTCCCATCCAAAAAATGGCTGATAGAGTATCAGGCGTATTTGTCCCAATTGTTCTAATAATTTCTGCGCTTACCTTGTTGCTCTGGTTAACTATCGGCTCTCGTTTCTTGCCTTGGCCGGATACGGTTAGCCTAGCCATCACCTGCTTCGTCAGCGTACTCGCTATTGCCTGCCCTTGCGCCTTAGGACTAGCTACTCCTACCGGCATCATGGTCGGTTTAGGTCTAGCTAGTAAGAACGGTTTTCTGGTCAAGAACGCCGAGAGCTTAGAAAAATTGGGAAAAGTCCAAGCGATTGCCTTGGATAAGACTGGAACAATTACCAGAGGTAAACCGGAATTAACCGATATCATACCTATCCAAGGAACAAGCAATGAAATCCTTAAAGTGGCGGCTTCTCTAGAAAATAATTCCGACCACCCCTTAGCTCACGCCATCGTTAAGCACGCGCAAAAAGAAAATACCAGCCTGGAAGATGTTAATAATTTCAGCAATTTCCCCGGCCAAGGACTAAGCGGAGAGATTAGAAATAAAAAATACTATCTTGGTAATATGACCCTCAATCCCCTGAACCAAGAAAAGATAGAAGAAAAGATGAAAAGCTTAGCTAAACAGGGTAAAACCCCTCTTATCTTAAGCGATGAAGAAAAAATCATGGGTATTATTGCCATAGCTGATACTATCAAGCCTGATGCCATCAAAGCTATCTCGGATCTCCATAAGCTAGGGTTAAAAGTTATTATGTTGACCGGCGACAAAAAAGAAAGTGCTCAATATATCGCTGAACAGGTACGGATTGATGAGGTAATCGCTGAAGTCACGCCTTTAAACAAAGAAGGCAAGATACAAAATCTAAAAAACCAAGGCTACATTACAGCTATGATCGGTGATGGAATTAATGATGCCGTTGCTTTAAGCAGCGCCGATATCGGTATCGCTATGGCTAACGGTTCGGACATCGCCATTGAAGCGGCTGATATTACTATTCTGCACGGAGATCTTAGCAAGATAAGCAAAGCCATCAAACTCTCGCGCTTGACTATCAGAAAAATCAAACAAAACCTATTCTGGGCCTTCTTCTATAATATCATCTCTATCCCGATCGCAGCCGGGCTTCTCTACCCTGTTTTCGGTTGGCTGCTCAGCCCGGTGATAGCCGCTGGAGCCATGTCCCTTTCTTCGCTTAGCATTGTCACTAATACGCTGCTGATGAGGAAGGTAAAACTATAA
- a CDS encoding AI-2E family transporter: MSEKLTKPFLLILVLIITVACFFLFRPFLTEIFVAAVLASIFYAPYQGLTRRLKGRKNLAALIMCFILLLVIVVPTVRIMLYAGEKSINAYSEAVNFFSTHSLKDISQGPIFQNTILKNINLSKYNNDTFQTIALDVIKNSSNWLISGATMILEKTSSFLVSLVLIVITMFFFFVDGKKMLEKVMYWSPLPNKYDLEIFHKFRAVSYTTFVSTFVAALVQGIAGAVGFAIVGFPFLLAGILVALLSLLPYLGSMLFYVPMGVYYLLTGNIWQGIFILLWGMFVIGTVDNVVRTYMIKDKAEVNPIFVLFSILGGVILFGFWGVVLGPLIIAISVTVMHIYELEYRKDLDIYPETQAKQLAAEMRKINKRKIKI; the protein is encoded by the coding sequence ATGTCTGAAAAATTAACCAAGCCTTTTCTGTTAATTTTGGTTTTGATTATAACAGTGGCTTGTTTTTTTCTTTTTCGTCCTTTTTTGACTGAGATTTTTGTTGCTGCTGTCCTGGCTTCTATTTTCTATGCCCCCTATCAAGGCCTCACTCGTCGCCTTAAAGGACGCAAGAATCTAGCGGCTCTTATCATGTGTTTCATCTTGCTGCTTGTAATCGTCGTGCCGACGGTGAGAATCATGCTTTATGCAGGCGAAAAATCTATCAATGCTTATTCGGAAGCAGTTAATTTTTTCAGCACTCACAGTTTGAAGGATATTTCCCAAGGGCCAATTTTCCAAAACACCATCCTAAAGAACATTAATCTGAGCAAGTATAATAATGATACTTTCCAGACCATCGCCTTGGACGTGATCAAGAATTCCAGTAATTGGCTGATTAGCGGAGCGACGATGATCCTGGAAAAGACTTCCAGTTTCTTGGTGTCCCTAGTCCTGATTGTGATTACTATGTTTTTCTTTTTCGTTGACGGCAAGAAGATGCTGGAGAAAGTGATGTATTGGTCGCCGCTTCCCAATAAGTATGATTTAGAGATCTTTCATAAGTTCCGGGCGGTAAGCTATACTACTTTCGTCTCCACTTTCGTTGCCGCCTTGGTCCAGGGAATAGCCGGCGCTGTCGGTTTCGCTATTGTCGGTTTTCCTTTTCTCCTGGCTGGAATTTTAGTTGCTCTTTTGTCTCTTCTGCCTTATCTGGGTTCAATGCTCTTTTACGTCCCGATGGGGGTATATTATCTACTTACCGGCAATATCTGGCAGGGAATCTTCATCTTATTATGGGGCATGTTCGTAATCGGTACGGTAGATAATGTGGTACGGACTTATATGATTAAGGATAAAGCGGAAGTTAATCCGATTTTTGTCCTTTTCTCCATCTTGGGTGGGGTCATCCTCTTCGGTTTCTGGGGTGTTGTCTTAGGCCCGCTTATTATCGCCATCTCCGTGACCGTTATGCATATCTATGAATTGGAATACCGTAAGGACTTGGATATATATCCGGAGACACAGGCTAAACAACTAGCGGCTGAGATGAGAAAGATAAATAAGAGAAAAATAAAAATTTAA